The Plasmodium yoelii strain 17X genome assembly, chromosome: 14 DNA segment GGCCCATAACATGTATGTAAGGAGTCTTAAAAATGAAAGGACACAAGAaggattataaaaaaaatctatactttacaaattatattcaatatttttaataataattttcaaaaGAGGCAAAGTATATCACATAtttgaatattatttttacaatgagaatatttttactaatcataaaatttaattttatccaTTTGAAAACCGtagtttattaaatatgaTTCTATTAAATTTCACACACATATATTCTTAAATATGTGCATATGCTCATATTCATCCAcgatattaattttttttgtttttttataattaattaaatataaaaatatgttgatgtttgtaaattttaaaaagcactattatatgtatgtatatatgtatatatttaaaaaaaaacaaacaacAAAATTCGTAAATTTATGTTAATTTGTTGAATTCATACAAAAATTATGTGAAGCAAAATGCACATAAAACgacaacatatatatatcgaaaaatgaaaaaaacaaaaaaggtTACATATcgaataacatttttatttaaatcgcAATAGTTTTAATCATAACAATATTGAAGATATATAGGGTTGTATTGAAATATGCTTATATattcttcttttttaatgTACTCCATTTGTTTATGTAGGTGtttatttcattaaattTCTTCCATTTTGTACGGGATTCTCaactttattaattttatctctGTAATGATACTATTTATTCAATGTGCTTGTGGTTCATTACTCAATACAAATAAACTGTAAATTTTCAatgttctatattattatggtTTTTCCTCCTATTGGAttagaaataaaaacaacTGGAAGACGGGGTTGTATTTGTGTCGTTATGATAGTTGGGGAAGGTGCTGTGTATACGGTATATACGGCTGGTGTTGACACAACTGGGACAGATATACACTCCTTGTATATTAATGAGGAACTTGGGGCAATTACGATAGACATTTTTGCAAATTTGGGAATTTAAagtaaaaagaaaaaaatgaaataagtaagcaattatatatgcaaatacTAATATGGAGaatgtaaaaatatgttataaaatattaagtctattgtaaaaatattaattttatataataatactataattgatgttattaaaattgagtgtaaaataaaaaaaaaaattgtattaaaatgatttaaaaattgcataaaaattaattaattcttataataaataaataaaaaatatatatattttaaatgaaaataaatttaataattaaaataatatcaaaactttatttattatttttttaattattttttaactaaaTAGCTAcctacaaaaatataaataaaacaatttttaattGTCTAAATAAATTTcgctttattattttttttttttaaatatgttgTGCATACATTTTTTCCAATAACAGTAgctataaaaatgataaaatagcTATTTTCTTCGTTACATTTATAAAGCACCATATAAATTGTTAtgacaattttatattttattatatatatatagcttTTTAATTGTCAgcaatatatgtattttttccATGTAACCAATTAAAATTGGCTATTTAGACAGAATAATACCAAgcttaatatatatatttcccaaaatatagaaaaaaattttcaaatattttttttttattaacacgcaataatattttttggatGTTTTAGTGTGTGTAATAAAGATCTAGCAGTACACAATAGCTAACTATACTAGTTTTCATGTACATACAAAATTGGGAGAAacgttaaaaaatatttttttttttttattgcttTTTTAACTAAAGCATTTATGtgtatgaaaaaaattatagcataatatgaaaaggggAAAAATGTGTAACAAATAAAGCATATGACTTAATAACAaaaacataagatataatACATGTGTACAAAAATATTACCATTCtgtaatttattaaaaaaaacattaaatagtatttttaaatataaatatttatatgataaacAACTTATATAAATCAACATAtttacattaaaaatatgtttatatctTCATAAGGAATATTTACCatcttaattttatttttatctattttaaGCGGATTTTCTCTATGACTTGTTTTATTTTGCATTCTTTGGTTTCCATGTTGTATATATAGTgttatgttatattattactgtTACAGGAGAAGTATAGGCATAGCTAAGACAAACCTGTGGCGCCGGAATAACTTGAATGTTTTTGATAACCGGTATACTTTGAGGAAAAGTATAAACAACCGTTTGCGGTACTACATTATATGTAGTTGTGTAAACAACTGGGGCTGACTGTAATGTAACCATCGGTGATACAACTGTTGTAATCATTTtctaaaagaaaaaaataaatgatcaTATGTTacaactaaaaaaataatctttAACTTATACACTTTAATACATTTGATGAagtattaaaatatattatgcataattgtcttaaaaataaatataaaatatgcatattccTCTATGTACAATTAAAATATGAGtattcaaatatatacattttgtcttttttttctatgcatttttcatattttaagCACATacatacaaatataaaaatctaAAAAATGTTGTGGTCGAAATTTCTTAATTTAGGATTAAATGTTAAAAGTGTTAAATGCCTTCTATTAGgttaatatatgatttatttgttattttgcTGTGTGTGAATCCAAAGGACAATTAATGGAATCTCAacttttgtatatataaaattgttattttaaaaGCTAAATTGCACGCGTGCAATGTAAAATttacaataatattatatgttaataaaatttaaatgttAAAAGTagtaaaaatacaaaaaaagttataatttttttatcaaacaAAGCTTGAACAAATTAATTTGCAGTTGTAAATTTTACATATcagcataaaaatatatatagcagCAAATAGTGTTTATAAAAccgttattatttatttaactCAAGCTTACATTAATTAAagaacaaaattaaataatattttatttttgtaaacttgtatttttgatattgctaaaatttatttatgatttttatttgttttttgtttattaaagttaataaatatatacaaagaCATTTATGTACATAATACTATATATGTGTGAAAACACATTTTTAAAAGGGAGTAACATTACTgtcttttaaaatataagcCACTTTCTTTGTCCAAGTTTGATATTCAAATTCagaaataaagaaaaatgcagttttataattttatataatttttaatctGTGCATGTACCTTTAAATATGTGTTTTTTAgctagaaaaaaaaacacaataatatataatcagaagttattatataatgccttttctttatatatcaAAACATCACTTACACAACAAGCCATTTTATAATTGTATAATGATGTAATTTGCGATAAACTATcatgtataaaatatttaaatgatatttttatttgttttgtggtaaatttttcaatatttatcttttttccctttttaatttaattacaCATTTTTGCAAAGTATAATTAACTATCAAATTTATTCATGATTCAccaagaaattaaaaaaataaggtACAAGTCATAACTACACACAATGGTaaaccaaaaaaaatatatctttgaGGACGCACAATATTATATCATATGTGAGGAATGTGATATTCAGCGGCGTTTACATAATACTACAAAGTAACATATGATTGTATATGTGTACTATTCATAACAATATGCGAATACTAAACTTGTTTGATACAATTGTAAAATCgatgaaaaataatgaatataattcaagtatattgcatttaattattttccCTAAATATATACTATCAAGTATGATCCCGAAttcctttatatatattcggTTCTctcattataattattttcaattttcttaactttaaatttattttataaacttaaaaaaataatatttaagcATATGCTGCCATATAaatttcaatattttttaacacaAACAAAtcaaatgtatatatatatatatatatatacgtaACTCAGGGCATTAAATAGCAACATATTACACATTATGATATGATTGCATTTTTGGTGTTTATTAtaagaacaaaatataattttacatatattaataatatataacacaatattgagaatatatatatttttttttattaaaaaattattcatcCATATATTTTCAAGATACGCAATGATATACTaagtaaaaatatgtacacatcaaaaaacaaaaaaggcTAAAACGTTACGTATgtatataaacaatttttaaaacacaTTCATACacgataaaaatattatttatctgatcatatttttttttcttctgttagttatttatatttattattttttttaatatttaaaaaggaaaaaaatgtCCGCTTGTTAATCTATTTCTTTGGaacaatatttaattaagcaaattatagataaatatatacacgcatatatataatatgtaaactgtgttaaaaaaataaactatgTATACTCCTgtgtaattatatataatacatgtatatgtaataatatagtaataatactAGGGATAACAAAGAGTATTGAATTGAATAAAAagtgtaatattttttattgtttaaaATCATGATGAACACTTTGCAAAAATTTGTATGCAGGAATAATAATCTCCTAAAGTTATGTTCCAAAAGAAGGATATGTAACTTAagtaaacaaaataaattttcagGGTATAAAATTTACACAGATGGGCTAATTCATTCCGAATTTTCCACAGATTTAAAAACAGTAAATGAAGTTGCAAAACTTCCAATATTTCGTATTTTGGATACGAATGGAAATTTATTAGATGGCCACACTGCACCATTTGAAGATGAAGAAGTATTAAACTTGTATAAACAGATGGTGGAATTTTCGATATGggatgaaatattttatggTATTCAAAGGCAAGGAAGaatatcattttatataGTAAATGACGGAGAAGAAGGATTACATTATGGAATTGGTAAAGCATTAACTGTAGATGATCATTTATATTGCCAATATAGAGAAACTGGTATTTTATTAAGTAGAGGTTTTACTTATGAAGATATACTCAATCAACTTTTTGGAACGAAATATGATGAAGGTAAAGGGAGACAAATGTGTATATGTTATACTAAGAAGGATTTAAACATTCATACAATTACTACACCATTAGGATCGCAATTATCTCATGCTGCTGGTTGTGGTTATGCATTAAAGTTAGATAACAAAAAAGCAGTTGCTGCTACATTCTGTGGTGATGGATCGTCATCTGAAGGCGATTTTTATGCTGCTGTAAATTTTGCTTCTGTAAGACAATCCCAAACTATGtttatttgtaaaaataatttatatgctATATCAACATCTATAAAAGATCAATATAGAGGAGATGGTATTGCTCCTAGAGCATTAGCATTAGGTGTTGAATCTATCAGGGTCGATGGAAATGATTTATTCGCTAGTTATTTAGCTACCAAAAAAATGAGAGATATTTGTATTCAAGAATCTAAGCCAGTTTTTATGGAATTTATGTCCTACAGATATGGACATCATAGTACTTCGGACGACTCGACTTTGTATCGAccaaaagaagaaaatgatgcATGGAAAAAAGAAGGAGTTCATCCAATAAGTAGATTATTcttgtatttaaaaaataaaaatttgtacACAGATAAAGAAGATCAATTACATAGAAAAAGTGTCAAAGAAAAGGTattaaaagaattaaaaaaatatgaaaatattaaaagatataatattgtaGGAGGATTATTTGAAGATGTCTATCATAAAGAGGATTGGAACCTTAAGGAGCAAAGAGAACAATTTGAGGAATTTTtta contains these protein-coding regions:
- a CDS encoding 2-oxoisovalerate dehydrogenase subunit alpha, mitochondrial, putative — its product is MMNTLQKFVCRNNNLLKLCSKRRICNLSKQNKFSGYKIYTDGLIHSEFSTDLKTVNEVAKLPIFRILDTNGNLLDGHTAPFEDEEVLNLYKQMVEFSIWDEIFYGIQRQGRISFYIVNDGEEGLHYGIGKALTVDDHLYCQYRETGILLSRGFTYEDILNQLFGTKYDEGKGRQMCICYTKKDLNIHTITTPLGSQLSHAAGCGYALKLDNKKAVAATFCGDGSSSEGDFYAAVNFASVRQSQTMFICKNNLYAISTSIKDQYRGDGIAPRALALGVESIRVDGNDLFASYLATKKMRDICIQESKPVFMEFMSYRYGHHSTSDDSTLYRPKEENDAWKKEGVHPISRLFLYLKNKNLYTDKEDQLHRKSVKEKVLKELKKYENIKRYNIVGGLFEDVYHKEDWNLKEQREQFEEFFKENKNNYDTSRFEN
- a CDS encoding apical ring associated protein 1, putative, which gives rise to MSIVIAPSSSLIYKECISVPVVSTPAVYTVYTAPSPTIITTQIQPRLPVVFISNPIGGKTIII